One window of Watersipora subatra chromosome 3, tzWatSuba1.1, whole genome shotgun sequence genomic DNA carries:
- the LOC137392104 gene encoding KAT8 regulatory NSL complex subunit 1-like isoform X1 — translation MSPALTRENSKDVDSKEDFCQSNLATNAASIVSSLTKPFFFQQSVKDGNESINGKINDTKLTQTSSNGKFTVDVKATASNGHGDHSDDDRTSTDSTMTPRIVLQCISAASSKSASVSQNVEAHGGQLHKNSMSPLLASKLSGRPDLKSIAPSIEDVSKKQTQMEREICDVLKRITHLQGILATRHSKQQIKGFVESCMSVASQNSPGSTHSSIPLEVMNSPPDAPSIRNQLISHNMGVCENSSAYTCKVEKLFESTEDGLEHIRLRLPDRASSSSTNPNVKKKIETDIKMSSSSLRQLQMDIDSEVTDSSSGDDMDDEPSQGLSMAPSRADIKKTACWRWVRDRAMVISRWTWLQAQVADLEYKIRQHGELHKHLRSSKVSFQDELLDDQSSRDSAARCLPLYHSRVPRHQLVQASQAYTISRKARQYPIIKCQCVQTVRRCAICAGQHHYAKPADIETLHKHERVSRLDASYHPVLSFPQDVNPGIELEDIVNSNDKKLTATVPVDAKLLTESKKDLTRVIKKQKLALKLKKSKDNQLKAKGQKVKNGEITTKFLKQKKNKKKGKRFRSNSHAPKWSDDELNRDGTEFALSQSVPASLELNKNTFGTMNKRNTSAYDIDNIVIPYNLAAATRVERLQYKEIDTPRWREHLPNGTSVHEQQRYRTASISVPATPVTPAEIDIPSVPIEENLSVETGGNGAAESTSLTPVSSAHSLPASDHSSVSLAVSEIEEDISDSRYKARHRIMEAKEKSRYVNFVSSAPRRTRTHSATVGAGPNKSSSGSHMHSPGGQEVECVDVTTNSSEPSTLGQVTPAPLSASHDPGQLKEEMTAVARKRCSSFTGSRLKKEHSADIQEVVAVPPWPQRTFPLSEAELEQMKTGRKVSRRSSFHSSANRRWKVISTEEENSGEQKHPLVLKLSKN, via the exons ATGTCGCCAGCTTTAACTCGAGAGAACAGCAAAGATGTAGATAGCAAAGAAGATTTTTGCCAATCTAATTTGGCAACTAATGCTGCGTCAATAGTAAGTTCTCTCACTAAAccatttttttttcaacaatctgttaaGGACGGAAATGAATCTATTAATGGAAAGATTAATGACACAAAATTGACACAAACTTCAAGTAATGGCAAGTTTACTGTAGATGTGAAGGCAACAGCATCTAATGGGCATGGCGACCATTCGGATGATGACAGAACTTCAACTGATTCAACTATGACGCCACGCATTGTCCTTCAGTGTATTAGTGCAGCTAGTTCGAAGTCTGCAAGTGTGTCGCAAAATGTAGAGGCACATGGAGGACAATTGCATAAGAATTCAATGTCTCCTTTGCTTGCTAGCAAGCTTTCGGGTCGGCCTGACCTGAAGAGCATTGCCCCTAGTATTGAGGATGTCAGTAAAAAGCAGACACAGATGGAGCGTGAAATTTGTGATGTTCTAAAACGTATAACCCATTTGCAAGGAATTTTAGCTACCAGACATAGCAAGCAGCAAATTAAAGGATTTGTGGAAAGCTGCATGTCTGTAGCTTCACAAAACTCTCCTGGCAGTACACATTCATCAATTCCGCTTGAAGTCATGAACAGTCCACCTGATGCTCCAAGTATTCGTAATCAGTTGATCTCTCATAACATGGGTGTATGTGAAAATAGTTCGGCTTACACTTGCAAAGTTGAAAAGCTTTTTGAAAGTACAGAAGATGGATTAGAACATATACGGTTGAGACTTCCCGACCGCGCAAGCAGCAGTTCTACCAATCCCaatgtaaaaaagaaaatagaaactgATATTAAGATGTCATCATCCAGTCTTAGACAATTGCAAATGGATATTGATTCAGAGGTGACTGATAGCAGTTCTGGAGATGACATGGATGATGAGCCATCTCAGGGGTTATCTATGGCTCCATCCAGAGCTGATAT AAAGAAAACTGCATGCTGGCGATGGGTGAGGGACCGTGCAATGGTTATTTCTCGTTGGACCTGGCTTCAGGCACAAGTCGCTGATCTTGAATATAAGATAAGGCAGCACGGTGAACTTCATAAACATTTAAGATCATCAAAAGTCTCATTTCAGGATGAATTGTTGGATGATCAATCTTCAAGAGATTCTGCAGCTCGTTGCTTGCCTTTGTATCACTCCCGTGTACCTCGACACCAGTTAGTGCAGGCCTCTCAGGCGTACACAATCAGTCGGAAGGCTCGACAGTACCCTATTATTAAGTGTCAGTGTGTACAAACTGTGCGGAGATGTGCTATATGTGCTGGCCAACATCACTATGCCAAACCAGCAGATATTGAAACCCTCCATAAACATGAACGAGTCAGTCGTCTGGATGCAAGCTATCACCCTGTGCTTTCTTTTCCTCAAG ATGTGAATCCAGGTATTGAGTTGGAGGACATAGTTAATTCTAATGACAAAAAGCTTACAGCGACTGTTCCAGTTGATGCAAAGCTTCTCACCGAGAGCAAGAAAGACTTGACTCGTGTTATAAAGAAACA GAAACTGGCACTAAAGCTGAAGAAATCGAAAGATAACCAGCTGAAGGCAAAAG gcCAAAAGGTAAAAAATGGTGAGATCACGACAAAATTCCTCAAACAGAAAAAGAACAAGAAAAAAG GCAAACGATTCCGCTCAAATTCTCATGCACCAAAATGGAGTGACGATGAATTAAATCGGGATGGAACCGAATTTGCCCTTTCTCAGAGCGTTCCTGCCAGTTTGGAACTGAACAAAAATACTTTTGGGACAATGAATAAACGGAACACTAGCGCGTATGACATTGATAACATTGTCATACCTTATAACCTAGCGGCAGCAACTCGGGTGGAACGGCTACAATACAAGGAAATAGACACACCGAG ATGGCGTGAACACCTGCCTAACGGTACTAGTGTACACGAACAGCAGCGGTACAGGACAGCTTCTATATCTGTTCCTGCTACACCTGTTACACCTGCAGAGATAGATATACCATCAGTGCCCATTGAAGAGAATCTCTCTGTCGAAACTGGCGGAAATGGTGCCGCTGAAAGCACTTCTCTTACACCTGTCTCTTCTGCGCACTCATTGCCTGCATCAGATCATTCATCTGTGAGTCTGGCTGTGTCAGAG ATAGAGGAGGATATATCAGACAGCAGGTACAAAGCCCGGCACCGTATCATGGAGGCTAAGGAGAAATCTCGATATGTTAACTTTGTGTCCTCCGCTCCTCGGCGCACTCGCACCCACAGTGCTACTGTGGGTGCTGGTCCAAACAAGTCTAGTTCAGGTTCACACATGCACTCACCCGGTGGGCAGGAGGTGGAATGCGTGGATGTTACCACTAACTCCAGCGAGCCTTCGACTCTTGGCCAGGTTACTCCTGCCCCTCTCAGCGCCTCTCACGATCCTGGACAACTGAAGGAGGAAATGACTGCAGTTGCTAGGAAACGATGCAGTTCATTTACAG GCAGCCGACTAAAGAAGGAACATTCTGCGGATATACAAGAAGTGGTAGCCGTGCCTCCTTGGCCACAGCGAACATTCCCACTTTCAGAAGCAGAGCTGGAGCAGATGAAAACGGGCCGAAAAGTTTCTCGTCGAAGCAGTTTTCACTCTAGTGCAAACCGAAGGTGGAAGGTGATATCAACGGAAGAGGAAAATTCTGGCGAGCAAAAGCACCCACTAGTACTCAAGTTGTCAAAAAATTGA
- the LOC137392104 gene encoding KAT8 regulatory NSL complex subunit 1-like isoform X2, translating into MTPRIVLQCISAASSKSASVSQNVEAHGGQLHKNSMSPLLASKLSGRPDLKSIAPSIEDVSKKQTQMEREICDVLKRITHLQGILATRHSKQQIKGFVESCMSVASQNSPGSTHSSIPLEVMNSPPDAPSIRNQLISHNMGVCENSSAYTCKVEKLFESTEDGLEHIRLRLPDRASSSSTNPNVKKKIETDIKMSSSSLRQLQMDIDSEVTDSSSGDDMDDEPSQGLSMAPSRADIKKTACWRWVRDRAMVISRWTWLQAQVADLEYKIRQHGELHKHLRSSKVSFQDELLDDQSSRDSAARCLPLYHSRVPRHQLVQASQAYTISRKARQYPIIKCQCVQTVRRCAICAGQHHYAKPADIETLHKHERVSRLDASYHPVLSFPQDVNPGIELEDIVNSNDKKLTATVPVDAKLLTESKKDLTRVIKKQKLALKLKKSKDNQLKAKGQKVKNGEITTKFLKQKKNKKKGKRFRSNSHAPKWSDDELNRDGTEFALSQSVPASLELNKNTFGTMNKRNTSAYDIDNIVIPYNLAAATRVERLQYKEIDTPRWREHLPNGTSVHEQQRYRTASISVPATPVTPAEIDIPSVPIEENLSVETGGNGAAESTSLTPVSSAHSLPASDHSSVSLAVSEIEEDISDSRYKARHRIMEAKEKSRYVNFVSSAPRRTRTHSATVGAGPNKSSSGSHMHSPGGQEVECVDVTTNSSEPSTLGQVTPAPLSASHDPGQLKEEMTAVARKRCSSFTGSRLKKEHSADIQEVVAVPPWPQRTFPLSEAELEQMKTGRKVSRRSSFHSSANRRWKVISTEEENSGEQKHPLVLKLSKN; encoded by the exons ATGACGCCACGCATTGTCCTTCAGTGTATTAGTGCAGCTAGTTCGAAGTCTGCAAGTGTGTCGCAAAATGTAGAGGCACATGGAGGACAATTGCATAAGAATTCAATGTCTCCTTTGCTTGCTAGCAAGCTTTCGGGTCGGCCTGACCTGAAGAGCATTGCCCCTAGTATTGAGGATGTCAGTAAAAAGCAGACACAGATGGAGCGTGAAATTTGTGATGTTCTAAAACGTATAACCCATTTGCAAGGAATTTTAGCTACCAGACATAGCAAGCAGCAAATTAAAGGATTTGTGGAAAGCTGCATGTCTGTAGCTTCACAAAACTCTCCTGGCAGTACACATTCATCAATTCCGCTTGAAGTCATGAACAGTCCACCTGATGCTCCAAGTATTCGTAATCAGTTGATCTCTCATAACATGGGTGTATGTGAAAATAGTTCGGCTTACACTTGCAAAGTTGAAAAGCTTTTTGAAAGTACAGAAGATGGATTAGAACATATACGGTTGAGACTTCCCGACCGCGCAAGCAGCAGTTCTACCAATCCCaatgtaaaaaagaaaatagaaactgATATTAAGATGTCATCATCCAGTCTTAGACAATTGCAAATGGATATTGATTCAGAGGTGACTGATAGCAGTTCTGGAGATGACATGGATGATGAGCCATCTCAGGGGTTATCTATGGCTCCATCCAGAGCTGATAT AAAGAAAACTGCATGCTGGCGATGGGTGAGGGACCGTGCAATGGTTATTTCTCGTTGGACCTGGCTTCAGGCACAAGTCGCTGATCTTGAATATAAGATAAGGCAGCACGGTGAACTTCATAAACATTTAAGATCATCAAAAGTCTCATTTCAGGATGAATTGTTGGATGATCAATCTTCAAGAGATTCTGCAGCTCGTTGCTTGCCTTTGTATCACTCCCGTGTACCTCGACACCAGTTAGTGCAGGCCTCTCAGGCGTACACAATCAGTCGGAAGGCTCGACAGTACCCTATTATTAAGTGTCAGTGTGTACAAACTGTGCGGAGATGTGCTATATGTGCTGGCCAACATCACTATGCCAAACCAGCAGATATTGAAACCCTCCATAAACATGAACGAGTCAGTCGTCTGGATGCAAGCTATCACCCTGTGCTTTCTTTTCCTCAAG ATGTGAATCCAGGTATTGAGTTGGAGGACATAGTTAATTCTAATGACAAAAAGCTTACAGCGACTGTTCCAGTTGATGCAAAGCTTCTCACCGAGAGCAAGAAAGACTTGACTCGTGTTATAAAGAAACA GAAACTGGCACTAAAGCTGAAGAAATCGAAAGATAACCAGCTGAAGGCAAAAG gcCAAAAGGTAAAAAATGGTGAGATCACGACAAAATTCCTCAAACAGAAAAAGAACAAGAAAAAAG GCAAACGATTCCGCTCAAATTCTCATGCACCAAAATGGAGTGACGATGAATTAAATCGGGATGGAACCGAATTTGCCCTTTCTCAGAGCGTTCCTGCCAGTTTGGAACTGAACAAAAATACTTTTGGGACAATGAATAAACGGAACACTAGCGCGTATGACATTGATAACATTGTCATACCTTATAACCTAGCGGCAGCAACTCGGGTGGAACGGCTACAATACAAGGAAATAGACACACCGAG ATGGCGTGAACACCTGCCTAACGGTACTAGTGTACACGAACAGCAGCGGTACAGGACAGCTTCTATATCTGTTCCTGCTACACCTGTTACACCTGCAGAGATAGATATACCATCAGTGCCCATTGAAGAGAATCTCTCTGTCGAAACTGGCGGAAATGGTGCCGCTGAAAGCACTTCTCTTACACCTGTCTCTTCTGCGCACTCATTGCCTGCATCAGATCATTCATCTGTGAGTCTGGCTGTGTCAGAG ATAGAGGAGGATATATCAGACAGCAGGTACAAAGCCCGGCACCGTATCATGGAGGCTAAGGAGAAATCTCGATATGTTAACTTTGTGTCCTCCGCTCCTCGGCGCACTCGCACCCACAGTGCTACTGTGGGTGCTGGTCCAAACAAGTCTAGTTCAGGTTCACACATGCACTCACCCGGTGGGCAGGAGGTGGAATGCGTGGATGTTACCACTAACTCCAGCGAGCCTTCGACTCTTGGCCAGGTTACTCCTGCCCCTCTCAGCGCCTCTCACGATCCTGGACAACTGAAGGAGGAAATGACTGCAGTTGCTAGGAAACGATGCAGTTCATTTACAG GCAGCCGACTAAAGAAGGAACATTCTGCGGATATACAAGAAGTGGTAGCCGTGCCTCCTTGGCCACAGCGAACATTCCCACTTTCAGAAGCAGAGCTGGAGCAGATGAAAACGGGCCGAAAAGTTTCTCGTCGAAGCAGTTTTCACTCTAGTGCAAACCGAAGGTGGAAGGTGATATCAACGGAAGAGGAAAATTCTGGCGAGCAAAAGCACCCACTAGTACTCAAGTTGTCAAAAAATTGA
- the LOC137389609 gene encoding SURP and G-patch domain-containing protein 1-like, whose translation MSSQQSNAGGQLPISLKNDGSFLEQFKRMQEAQKSQPNKTATLNTAHASAPPPPPTAPLPVNLKNDGSFLEQFKKTQQQSTPSTTVKTEPKDRLNMKAKHSLQARFLMTPKRQKPSTQMTEVFDLDYDLSLTEDEQTLIDQIAEQVVNGGPTEEMKIKAQSLSNGSLRFLREPQTEGGRYYIRQVKRKHAKRAEAERIRREEMEKAERERLAQERLKLEQEEDADAESDDEKDEQKRAQKRSAKKRSADAAAVKDPAAELKAFQEKIRQQTAQIAAAAKKSRWGPSPTVAPAPPIAAIPAAPVISHEAALARQVTGGELSEEQKKQLEYQRQMNEMYDMITKKKQAQQDLEKALNSGKPAKGMYAYDSDEDTEGGTWEHKLRKREMAATRDWADELTKQNRGKHHMGDFLPPDELAKFMETYQALKEGREPDLSDYKEFKITCENIGYKMLMGMGWEEGSGLGPKQQGITAPVNKGQTSLDGAGVGVDKPHNLTAEDDEFEAYRKRMMLAYRFRPNPLNNPRRAYY comes from the exons ATGTCTTCACAACAAAG TAACGCTGGAGGACAACTCCCGATATCACTGAAGAATGATGGCTCTTTTTTGGAGCAGTTTAAGCGAATGCAAGAGGCACAAAAAAGTCAACCAAACAAGACAG CAACTCTTAATACTGCCCATGCCTCAGCGCCTCCACCTCCACCTACTGCACCTCTCCCAGTCAATCTCAAAAATGACGGCTCGTTCCTAGAACAGTTCAAAAAAACTCAGCAACAAAGCACTCCTTCAA CAACTGTGAAAACAGAACCAAAGGATAGACTCAATATGAAAGCTAAGCA CTCACTGCAGGCACGTTTCCTTATGACTCCAAAAAGGCAGAAACCATCAACACAAATGACAGAAGTCTTTGATCTCGATTACGATC TTTCCTTAACAGAGGACGAGCAAACATTGATAGACCAGATTGCTGAGCAGGTCGTCAATGGTGGTCCAACAGAGGAAATGAAAATTAAAGCTCAGAGCTTGTCTAATGGCAGTCTTCG GTTTCTTCGAGAACCCCAGACGGAAGGTGGCCGTTATTATATTCGACAAGTGAAGCGGAAGCATGCAAAACGCGCCGAAGCAGAACGAATTAGACGGGAAGAGATGGAAAAGGCAGAGCGAGAACGGCTGGCACAAGAAAGACTGAAGCTTGAACAGGAAGAGGATGCTGATGCCGAGAGTGATGATGAGAAGGATGAGCAGAAGAGAGCACAGAAAAGG TCTGCTAAAAAAAGGTCAGCGGATGCTGCCGCTGTCAAGGATCCTGCAGCTGAGCTGAAAGCCTTTCAGGAAAAAATAAGGCAGCAAACGGCGCAGATAGCAGCTGCAGCTAAAAAAAGTCGGTGGGGTCCATCACCAACGGTTGCACCCGCTCCTCCGAtag CTGCCATTCCAGCCGCTCCAGTAATTTCACATGAGGCAGCACTTGCTAGGCAAGTGACGGGCGGTGAGCTTTCTGAAGAGCAGAAGAAACAGCTCGAGTATCAACGACAA ATGAATGAAATGTATGATATGATCACAAAGAAGAAGCAGGCTCAACAAGACTTGGAAAAAGCTCTCAACAGCGGTAAACCGGCTAAAGGGATGTACGCTTATGACTCTGATGAGGATACCGAAG GTGGTACGTGGGAGCATAAATTGAGAAAACGAGAGATGGCAGCTACCAGAGACTGGGCGGATGAGTTGACTAAACAGAATCGAGGAAAGCATCACATGGGAGACTTTCTTCCTCCAGATGAATTGGCAAAGTTTATGGAGACTTACCAG GCGCTCAAGGAAGGTAGAGAGCCGGATCTGTCCGATTACAAAGAGTTCAAAATCACCTGTGAGAATATCGGGTACAAGATGCTGATGGGCATGGGTTGGGAGGAGGGTTCTGGTCTTGGACCAAAGCAACAGGGCATTACTGCAcctgttaacaa AGGGCAGACTAGTTTAGATGGTGCTGGGGTGGGTGTGGACAAGCCTCACAACCTCACAGCTGAGGATGACGAATTTGAGGCGTATCGGAAGAGAATGATGTTGGCATATAGATTTAGACCCAATCCACTG AACAACCCAAGAAGAGCATATTATTGA